From Solibaculum mannosilyticum:
GGTCCCCGGCACGGTGCTGACCAGCTACTATGAGGCCGGCCTCATCGACGATCCCTACTATTCCGACAACATGGATAAGCTGGATCAGGACTATTATAACGTCGACTACTGGTATCGCAAGGATATCGACCTTCCCGCCGACTACGCCGGTCAGCGCATGATTTTGAACATCGACGGCGTCAACTGGCTGTCGGACATCTATGTAAACGGCCAACCCGTGGCCAATCTCATGGGCGCCTTCAAGAGCGAGGAATTGGATGTCTCCCAGTACCTGGTGCCCGGCGAAGTCAACACCATCGCCGTCAATGTCCACATCTTCCCCACCGGCAAGGATGAGGACCAAACCAGATGGTCCCCCCACTTCATCAGCTCCGGCTCTTGGGACTGGATCCCCGCCATTCCGGGCCGCAACATCGGTATTGTCAAAGACGTATCGCTGTCCACCCGTAAGGCCGTGTCGGTGGATGCTCCCTTCGTGGCCACTGATCTGCCTCTGCCCAACACCGATTACGCCGATATCCGCGTCTCGGCCGATCTGCACAACAGCAGCAGTCAGGACGTCACCGGCGTCATCAAGGGCGTCATCAATCCCGGCAACGTCACCTTTGAGCAGGAAGTGACCATCCCGGCCGGCGATACCCTCCCGGTGACATTGGATCACGAAACCTTCCAGCAGCTTCGTATCCAGTCTCCTCTGCTGTGGTGGCCCAACGGCTACGGCGATCAGAACCTCTATACCCTGGATCTCTGCTATGAAATCGACGGCACCGTATCCCATTCCCAGCAGGTGACCTTCGGTATCCGCGAATACACCTACGACTATACCGACGATCCCGATCAGAACATGCAGATTTCCTGCAACGGCGTCCGCATTATGGCCAAGGGAGGCAACTGGGGTATGCCCGACGCTATGCTCTCTTGGGGCGATGAGGAATACGATACCGCCGTCAAGATGCACAAGGATATGAACTTCACCATGATCCGCGACTGGCTGGGCACCGCCGACTTCGACGCCTTCTACGAAGCCTGCGACAAATACGGCATCATGGTCTACACCGACTTCTGGATCCACGGCGCCTATGCGCCCGAAGCCTTCGGCGCCTTCCTGGAGAACGCCTACAACAAATTGGAACGGGTCCGCAACCATGCGTCAGTCGTCATCTGGTGCGGCGCCAACGAGTGGACTCCCGCCGGCGCACTCAATACCCTGTTGCCTCAAATGGCCGCCGAACTGGACGACACCCGTATCTACATCACCCAGTCCAATAAGGACGAGGTCAGCGGCGGCGTGACCTATGCCGTCAACGATCCCGCTTGGTACTACGACGCGGCCAAGGAATCCAAGGGCTTCACCACCGAGATCGGCACCCCCGTCATCCCCAACTACGAATCCATGAAGGAGATGATGGAGGAAGAATACTGGTGGCCTCCCACAGATGAATCCAAACCCTTCGGCAAGAACATCAATTACATGTGGCAGTACCACGACCTGGGCGGCGCCTCCGACATCGGCAACAAGGGCGCCGAGAAGTACATCAACGAGATCAACAACCGTTACGGCGAATCGGAAGGACTTGAGGAGTTCACCCTCAAAGCCCAGATGATCAATCTGGAGACCAACAAGGCTATGTTCGAGGCCTGGAACAACTACATGTGGGAGAAGTGCAGCGGCATCCTGCTTTGGATGAGCCAATCCGCATGGCCGTCCACCGTGTGGCAGACCTACGACAGTTCCTTCGACGTCACCGGCGCCTACTTCGGCAGCAAGATCGGCAGCGAACCCATCCACGTCCAGTACGACTACAAGAATCACGACGTCAAGGTCATCAACAACACCAACGATACCTTGTCCGGCGTCAAGGTGTTCACCGAAGTCTACAATCTGGACGGCACCCTCTACGACAAACTGGAAAATACCCTGGATGCTGCCCCGAACAGCGCCAATCAGGTGGTCAATATCGCCACCAGTCTCAACGGCGGCGACCTGTCCACCGTCCACTTCGTCAAGCTGACCCTCACCGATGCCGACGGCAAAGTGCTCTCCAGCAACTTCTACTGGAGAAACAAACGGGGTCTCACCGACTATACCGATATGGAGACCCTGCCCGACGTGGCCCTCACCGCCAGCAAGGAAACCACCGTCCAGGACGGCGTCACCAACATGAAGGTCACCCTGACCAACAACACCGATACCGTGGCCGTTATGACCCGTCTGAAGGTCATGAAGGGCGATACGGAACAACGCGTCCTGCCCACCATGTACGACGACAACTACTTCGCTCTGGTCCCCGGCGAGACCAAGGTGATCAACATCCAGTTCGACACTGAGGATGCCGAAGGCTATGAGCCCACCCTCAAGATGGAAGGCTTCAACACCACCGCCGCCACCATCGAGGAAGGCGAGAATTCGGCTTGGTACGCCACTTCCGTCGCCCAGCAGTCGGACGGCGAAGAGGGCGGTATCGACGTTCTGACCACCGTCGTAAATCCCACCGGTGCCCAGTCTTCGGCCAACGTCGTGGCTTCCGTGTACGATCAAAGCGGTAAGATGCTGTCCACCAGCATCCAGGAAGTCTCCTTTGCCGACGGTCAAACCAAAGCATCCCTGTGGTTCGGCGCTCTGGATACGGCCGGTCAGCAGGAGGGAATCGACGTCAAGGTATTTGTTCTGAGCGACAGTGCATCGCCTTTGACCAAGGCGATGGAACCTGTCGTCCAGCCGGTACGGGATCATGAGTTAAACGCCAATTTGGCCTTCCGCAAACCGGTGACGGCCAGTTCGGTGGGAGACAACAATCCTCCTGAAAACGCTGTGGACGGCAGCCTCAGTACCCGTTGGTCCTCCTCGTATAACGACAACCAGTGGATCATGGTTGATCTGGAGGAGGAAACCGAAATCTCCCGGGTGGACCTCTACTGGGAAGCCGCTTATGCAGATCACTATCGCATTGAGGTATCTACCACCGGCACCGATGACGACGATTTTACCGTGGTGTATGAGGACAGCCAGTCCACCGGCGGCAGTCAGTCCATCGACCTTGAGCCTGTGAAGGCCCGGTATGTCCGCATCTACTGCATCAGCCGCGCCACTATGTGGGGCAGCTCCTTGCATGAGATCGAAATCTATCGGTAGAAAATCCATTATTTTCTCCAAATCGATTGTTTCATCTTTTTCTTCTTCGTGCCCTGTAAAGGACACAAGTCAAAAAGAGCGGAAGCGGTTTTTAATACCGCTTCCGCTCTTGCTTTTCCTCTACTATTTAACACAAATAATCCCATTACAAATTAGCTACTTTTCCCTCTTGTGTCTATCGATAACCTTTGCTATAATAAATTTAGAACATACGTTCCAAATGGGCACAGATCAAATTGGAAATGTTCCTCAGCTTTTGTCTTATCTAATTTTTAGGTGAAGCCTTCACTATTAGCTGCCTAACGGCGGCTTTTTTCAGCTGAGAATTCCCAACACAATTGTAAAAATTTATCCAGAGTTTAGGACGTATGTAAAAAACAAAGATCGAAAGGAGAACTGCTATACCATGGAACCAAAAGAGTATTTAAAAAGATATCAAACTTCCAATCGCGAGATAAAGGCTCTCATGGATCAACGAAAACAATTGTGGGAGATGATGACCGAATTTTCTGTATCCGCCCCAAAGTCTCCTGTTAAAGACGATACTCCTGGTTCAATGAGGGACATGATATCGTCTAAGATAACAGATATGGATCAGAGAATCAAGTCCAGAATCGAAGCTTTACAAACTATAAAATATGAGATCGAAGATACAATTTCTCATCTACCCGATCGTCAGCGAGAGGTTCTTAGGCTCAAGTACATCAACGGTCTGACCTGGGAACAGATCGCCATCGAGCTCAACTATAGCTACCGCAATGTTTTATATCTTCATCGCAAAGCTCTGCAATGCATTCAAAAGTCTGCATAGCTTTTCACATAAGATATATGCTATCCTGAAGGCGGAAATTCGGGAAACATTTTTCCCACGTTGGATCCGCCGAGGGTTGCCATGGTCCTTTCGGCATTTTCATCTTCTCGCCCACAAACGTGCTGGAGGCGTTAAACTGCACGGGACATTACGGCCGACGGGCCAAAAACGCGGAGGCTTTGATGGCTGAAAAATTGACCAAACGGCATCAAATCAATAGTATTCCAAACGTCGGGTTCGACGGAGAGGCAAACGGCTGCCAGACTGAAAAACAGTCAGAATGTCCGGGGTGTACCGATCAATTGGTGCAGCTGACTCAAAAACAGTTGGATGATCTGATCAACAGAGCTTTTGCCAAAGGCGTCCGGAAAGGGAAACGTCAGATGGACTCCATCAAGCTCCCTTCACAAAAGCCATCGGCTGAGGATGATGTCTCACAAGTTTCGACACTTCTCCACAAAGCGAGGCAACAACTGCTTTTGGGAACCATCAAACAATTGGCCTCAGATCTTGGGATCTCTACGAAAGGGACAAAAGTCGCTTTAAAATTGGCTGATTTTTCCCATTGCATCCAGCAGGACGATGTGGCGGAACAATCCGTCAAAGAGATCTTATCCCAATTCCTCAAGGAGTATCCTGAATTCGCCAGAGAGGAAATGGGTGATGCCCTCTCTTGTAACCTTCAGCATCGTTTTAACCAGTTGGCGGACACGGTCGGATGGGGCCTTCCTTGTATCCCTATCGCAATGGTCGATGTCCCGGATAGGCATTCTTTGGAAAAACGAGGTTGATCGGTTCCAGCGATGTGCAGAAAAAAGACTTTTGTCAGAGGAATGGGATTATGAGTGTATATGACGATGTATTAGCGGCTGTTATTTCTCTCGCTGAGGAGACAAAACCTTACGCGTCCATTGTGATTGGGGCTGTTCCGCCTGCTGACGGCATCTCTATCGCCTGGACAGACGGATTTCCGCTCTCTGTCTTTCGCAACAAGAATGCAGTCATGGATATGACCGCCTCTCTCAACGGCAAGCATACCGATTATTCGGTGGTGAGCGACGCCTTGGGATGCATCCATGAGGCCCTCTCCAGACGAAAACAATATCCGGAATCAGAGAAATGGCAGATCATAGACATTTCTACTAAAAAAGCCCCTCATCCTATAAGTGAGGAGCAAACAGATCAATGTCTCTACGGCTCCAGCCTTAGGGTCAAATTTTATCTTAGAGGTGATTAAATGGGCAGATTGCTCACTATGTATGGCATTGAAGCCAGCATTAAAACCGCAGCGGAAGAGGAAACTTGGGCTCCTCTCGACGACGGCTTTGACAACGTCGCTGAGGCCCTGAATGAAACTGTCCAGCAGTACTATTTCCTCAAGGACAAGGGCTTTGCGAGAAACCACGTTACCGGTATGGCTCCGGCTTTTACCCTGACCGGCCGCCGTGTGATCGGAGATCCTGCACAGGATTTCATCTTTGCCGCCAAGTACAAACTGGATTCCAACCGTCAGACCCAGTTTAAATTGACCTATCTGGACAGCTCCAATAAAGCCGTCACCCTCACCTGTGACGTCACTCTCTGCAACATCCAGGAATGGTCCGGTGCCGCTACCGATGACAGCGCCATTTCGGTAGAAATCCGTTTTGACGGTGCTCCTGAAGTTTCCACTTCTCCCACCGTTTAAAATTCACCTGATATCTAGGACGCATCTAAGCCTATACTAGGACTTTTTAAGCTGTGAAGAGGGGTGTAGGTCACCCCTCTTTGTCTTTTGGAGGATGAGCTTATGGCAAGAATTGAAAAATCGAAACCTTTTGTGGATACCTTGGAACTGTCTGATGGAGAAAAGGATCTCCAGATTGAAATCAAATTGGATCTCAATTCCGTCGCCCACCGTTATCGCCCCTGCCAGATTGCTCTCGTGGAAGCTGAAAAACTTGCTGAACAAAATCCCAATGACCCTGCCTGTTTAAATGCCTATGGTGAGGCTATTTGCAGCATGTTTCAGCTAATATTTGGAGAAGTGAATACGGAAAAAATTATGGAGTTCTACGAAGATGATTACTCCACCATGCTTCTCGATCTTATGCCCTATCTGGCACAAACCATTGTGCCGGCACTGCAAGCCGAACGGGAACGTAAAATTTCCCAGGCAAAACACGCCCGGCGTTTTCTGCGATGATCTCCCCTCTGTATCTCCCTCTCCCTACTTCGATCTCCTACCGGGGCCGACGGTATCGGTTGCGACCTTCTTTTGATCGCGTCTTGGAAGTATTCGATGTGTATGGAAAAACAGATTGGGATGACGAACAGAAATTGCAATACGTCCTTTGGCTGCTGGCGCCTGGCGCTAAAAGATTGTCGTTGGAGGATAAGGCTAAGCTGTTGGAGCAATTGTATCAACTGCTGTTGGACACTCACAATAAAATACCCAGTGGTTCCAAATCAATCGATTTCTTGCAGGATGCTCCCTACATCTACGCCGGTTTTCGTCAAGCCTATGGAATCGATTTATACGACGTCCAAGGAACACTCCATTGGATCAAGTTTTTGTCCCTCTTCCGAGCCCTGCCGGAGGATACCCGTATTATGGAAATTGTGGATATCCGTACCCGGCCCCTCCCCAAGCCGAACAAGCACAATGGAGAAGAAATCCGAGCGCTACTTAAGGCCAAAGAGGCGTATAAATTGACCATCACACAAGCCGAAAGGGATGCACAGCTCATCAAAGGTCTGCGCAGTATGGCGTCGGTTTTGGAGGGTATGGCTCATGGATAAAGTGAAATGTCCTTATTGTGGATATCGTATGCCCATCCGGATGCTGCCCGACGCCTATTGCAAAGGCCTTTTGGTCAAATGCAAAGGGCGAGGATGCGGAAAAATATTTGAAATTAGATTACCGGTCAAGTAGTGCCATGCTGTGCCGATGACCACCAAGGTGGTGAATTCGTTGGCAGATGAAGCAAATAGAATCCCTTATAGAATCGAGATTGACAACAGCAGCTTGAATCGGAGTCTCGATGACGTAGAAAAACAAATTAACAAAAGGGTAAATCAGGTCGAAAAAAACGTCAAAGAGACGGCAAAATCCGTGCTTTCTGAAATCAGCAGCATCTCCCAGGAAAGCTCGAATGAAATGAATCGCATTGGGGACTCGGTCAATCATCTGAACACGTACATGGACGATATCCAAACCGATTCTATTCTAGTGATCCAATCGTCCAGTGAAGAGGCCTCTGAAAAGGTGGACGAATTGGGAGACAGCGCCGAGGAAACCGGCGGTAAATTTGAAGGGCTCAAAAAGGCTGGGAAACTCGTAGGCAGCGCTTTTTCAACCATTGCATCGGCCGCTGTCGATGTCGGTTCAAAGGCCATCTCCAGTGCCACTGATTTGGACAAGGCTATGAACCAGTTTGCCGCATCCACAGGCATCGGCGAGGAATCCATCGGCGCGTACGAAGAGACTCTTAAGTCCATCTACGCCAACAACTACGGTGAATCCTTTGAGGATATCGCCAGTTCCATGGAGTCGGTATTGCAGCATATGGACGGGCTGGACAATGCGGATCTCCAAACCATAACCGAATCGGCGCTCACTTTACGAGACGTGTTTGAATATGACGTCGGCGAATCGGCGAGTGCTGCTTCGGCTATGATGAACGAGTTCGGCATCTCGGGTGAACAGGCCTATGATCTGATCACCCGGGGCGCTCAGAACGGATTGGATTCCTCCGGCGAGATGTTGGGACTGATTTCAGAGTCCTCCGGCCAATTTGCACAGGTCGGTCTAAGTGCCGACGATATGTTTCAAATCATTCAAAACGGCGCCAATGCAGGAGTAACTGATCTCAGCAAGGTGGGAGACGCCGTAGGACAATTGGCTCAGAATGCGGTGAACGGATCGGAATCTACTAGAGCTGGATTTGAAGCCATCGGTTTAAATGCCGATGAAATGTCCGCTAAGTTCGCCGCCGGTGGAGAAGCCGCCAAAGAAGCCTTTCTTGAGACAAATGAAGCCTTGGCAAGTATAGACGATCCTTTGGCTCAGAGTCAGGCCGGCATCGCTCTCTACGGCGATATGTGGGGGGATCTCGGCCCTGATGTGATCACTCAGCTTTCAGACATCACAGATGCGACCTATGACGCCCAGGGTGCTATGAGTGAACTCCAAGAGACCAAGTACGATGACCTTGATTCTATGTTTGATGGTCTCAGCCGCTCTGTGGATGTCCTTCTCATTCCTCTGGGTGAAAAGTTGATTCCTTTGCTAAAGGACGTCATCGATGCGGTCATGCCCGCTATCCAGAACTCTTTGGGTCCAATTGTCGAGCAAGTGGCCTCCTTTATCGACACCCTCACCCCTTTGATCACCGAAGTACTGCCCCAGTTTATCTCCATTGGAGAAACCTTGACAGAGCCTTTGATGGCTGGATTTGAAGCGGCTATGCCGGCCATCGAAAAGGTGGTGGAAGTATTCGCCGAACTGGCCGGGACAGTCCTTCCAATCCTGGCGGAACTGTTCGCCCAATTGATGGAGCCGTTGGGTAATCTGGTGACGGCCATCATCGAGCCGTTAGGTGATTTATTATTAGGCATCATCGACCCTTTGATGGAAGTCATCGAAGCTATTATGCCGCCTCTCATTGACTTTATCAATCAGCTTATCCCGATTTTTTCTGAAGTCGTAGAGGCTATCTTCCCATCTCTGGTGGAGATTTTCAGTCTCATCGCAGAGCCCTTGGCGGATCTGATCGATCAGATCTTACCTATGATTTTGGATTTTATCCTCCAGCTGCTCCCCCCTATCGCCGATCTGGTGGAACAAATCATGCCGGTGCTGGTGGAGGTCTTTGAAACGCTTATTCCTCCACTAATGGATTTGATCAGCGCTATCCTCCCCCCTTTGCTGGAGCTCTTTTCCGCTTTGATCGACCCTTTGATGGAAATTTTAAACGCCATCATGCCCCCTCTGATCGAAATCATTCAAGCATTGCTCCCTCCCATCCAGTCTATTATCGAAGCGCTTACTCCTCTAATCGAACTGTTCATCAATCTGATGATCCAGGCCATCGAACCGATTATGCCTATTATACAGACATTAATCGAGTTATTTACAAACAATCTTTCCGGCGCTATTAGTAACATTACATCGGTATTAACCCCTGTGATCGACGCTTTCAAAAATCTGATCGATTTCATTCAAAATATCTTTACCGGCAATTGGGAAGGCGCATGGGAAGCCGTACAAAATATTTTCGGCAACGTCTGGGAAGCCATTAAAAATCTATTCAAGACGCCGGTCAACTGGATCATTGATGGCATCAATGGTTTTCTCAGCGGCATTAACAGCATCAAGATTCCCGATTGGGTACCTTTGGTCGGCGGTGCCAGCTTCAACATCCCTTTGATCCCCAGACTCCAGAAGGGCGAAGATTTCGTCATGGGCAACTGGCAACCAGCCTTTCTTGACTACGGAGAACGTGTATTAACACGGGCTCAAAATATCAGATTCACTGCATTAGGTGGCCTGGAAGGAATGGAAGCTGCATTGTTTGGCGATTTGTCGGTAGGACATTCTATGCCCATTGTTGTCCAATCGTCTACCCCGGTTTATTTGGACGGCAAACTGATCTCTGCTGCTGTCACCCGTCATCAATTTGACGCCGTGAAAGTGAGGCGGTTCAAATGATTCAGGTGTACATCAATCAACAATTGCGCCAAGATGTGGCTATCGTCACCGGAGGATCCCTAGAGGAATCCTCCGCACATGCCACATCGTCAGCCGTCTCTATACAGGTGCCGGTGAAGTCCGACGATATCAAGGAATGCGATTATCTTCAGCTCTTTGACAATGGTGAAAATGTCTTTTCCGGCATCATCTTAAAGAAAAGCCAGCAGACTTTTGACCGTCCACTGAATTGGCGTATCTATGACCTTGAAATGGCCGGCAATTCCGATTTGGTATCCACTGTGTTTGTAGACTTGGCCTTCCCCGCTGGATCCAGCATCC
This genomic window contains:
- a CDS encoding phage tail tape measure protein, whose translation is MADEANRIPYRIEIDNSSLNRSLDDVEKQINKRVNQVEKNVKETAKSVLSEISSISQESSNEMNRIGDSVNHLNTYMDDIQTDSILVIQSSSEEASEKVDELGDSAEETGGKFEGLKKAGKLVGSAFSTIASAAVDVGSKAISSATDLDKAMNQFAASTGIGEESIGAYEETLKSIYANNYGESFEDIASSMESVLQHMDGLDNADLQTITESALTLRDVFEYDVGESASAASAMMNEFGISGEQAYDLITRGAQNGLDSSGEMLGLISESSGQFAQVGLSADDMFQIIQNGANAGVTDLSKVGDAVGQLAQNAVNGSESTRAGFEAIGLNADEMSAKFAAGGEAAKEAFLETNEALASIDDPLAQSQAGIALYGDMWGDLGPDVITQLSDITDATYDAQGAMSELQETKYDDLDSMFDGLSRSVDVLLIPLGEKLIPLLKDVIDAVMPAIQNSLGPIVEQVASFIDTLTPLITEVLPQFISIGETLTEPLMAGFEAAMPAIEKVVEVFAELAGTVLPILAELFAQLMEPLGNLVTAIIEPLGDLLLGIIDPLMEVIEAIMPPLIDFINQLIPIFSEVVEAIFPSLVEIFSLIAEPLADLIDQILPMILDFILQLLPPIADLVEQIMPVLVEVFETLIPPLMDLISAILPPLLELFSALIDPLMEILNAIMPPLIEIIQALLPPIQSIIEALTPLIELFINLMIQAIEPIMPIIQTLIELFTNNLSGAISNITSVLTPVIDAFKNLIDFIQNIFTGNWEGAWEAVQNIFGNVWEAIKNLFKTPVNWIIDGINGFLSGINSIKIPDWVPLVGGASFNIPLIPRLQKGEDFVMGNWQPAFLDYGERVLTRAQNIRFTALGGLEGMEAALFGDLSVGHSMPIVVQSSTPVYLDGKLISAAVTRHQFDAVKVRRFK
- a CDS encoding sigma factor-like helix-turn-helix DNA-binding protein; its protein translation is MEPKEYLKRYQTSNREIKALMDQRKQLWEMMTEFSVSAPKSPVKDDTPGSMRDMISSKITDMDQRIKSRIEALQTIKYEIEDTISHLPDRQREVLRLKYINGLTWEQIAIELNYSYRNVLYLHRKALQCIQKSA
- a CDS encoding Gp15 family bacteriophage protein, translating into MISPLYLPLPTSISYRGRRYRLRPSFDRVLEVFDVYGKTDWDDEQKLQYVLWLLAPGAKRLSLEDKAKLLEQLYQLLLDTHNKIPSGSKSIDFLQDAPYIYAGFRQAYGIDLYDVQGTLHWIKFLSLFRALPEDTRIMEIVDIRTRPLPKPNKHNGEEIRALLKAKEAYKLTITQAERDAQLIKGLRSMASVLEGMAHG
- a CDS encoding phage tail tube protein gives rise to the protein MGRLLTMYGIEASIKTAAEEETWAPLDDGFDNVAEALNETVQQYYFLKDKGFARNHVTGMAPAFTLTGRRVIGDPAQDFIFAAKYKLDSNRQTQFKLTYLDSSNKAVTLTCDVTLCNIQEWSGAATDDSAISVEIRFDGAPEVSTSPTV